A genomic region of Desulfosarcina ovata subsp. ovata contains the following coding sequences:
- a CDS encoding TraU family protein, which produces MNPISDVCWECIFPIKIAGMSIGTGMTSGLADPPDAASTPICVCPFPPPVFQRVGISLSFWEPARLIETVKDPFCFPSIGQSIYGETGTAGLLSGANDEEGGNQESANTFAQAHYMIFPAWSIMELLTDLTCVEKGGFDIAYMTEFDPLWNDDELAFFIQPEALLFANTVAQFSCVADSVSSNMGLPQPALFWCIGSYGSVYPLAGLINQSNYIQSQAALAARMIYKLARQGLILDPGVYICAAVPTPIWVKWNYRLQLAKPVRASGCMPIGRTGLLWSTMKNPPFVPGGDNFLFVNFRKRVCCAF; this is translated from the coding sequence ATGAACCCGATCTCCGATGTGTGCTGGGAATGTATTTTCCCCATCAAGATTGCCGGGATGTCCATTGGAACGGGGATGACCAGCGGATTGGCCGATCCGCCGGATGCGGCGTCGACGCCCATATGCGTCTGCCCCTTTCCGCCGCCGGTTTTCCAAAGGGTCGGGATCTCCCTTTCCTTCTGGGAACCGGCCCGGCTGATCGAGACGGTCAAGGACCCGTTCTGTTTCCCATCCATCGGCCAGAGCATCTACGGTGAGACGGGCACTGCCGGCTTGCTCTCCGGGGCTAACGACGAAGAGGGCGGTAACCAGGAGTCGGCCAATACCTTTGCCCAGGCCCACTACATGATATTTCCCGCATGGTCCATCATGGAGCTTCTCACCGATTTGACCTGCGTGGAAAAGGGCGGGTTCGACATCGCCTATATGACCGAGTTCGATCCGTTATGGAACGACGATGAACTGGCGTTTTTCATCCAGCCCGAAGCCTTGCTGTTCGCCAATACCGTGGCCCAGTTCTCATGCGTGGCCGACAGTGTCAGCAGCAATATGGGATTGCCGCAACCGGCGCTGTTCTGGTGCATCGGATCCTATGGATCGGTCTATCCCCTGGCCGGCCTGATCAATCAATCCAACTATATTCAGTCCCAGGCCGCACTGGCCGCCCGGATGATCTATAAACTGGCCAGGCAGGGGCTTATCCTCGATCCCGGCGTCTACATTTGCGCGGCGGTCCCCACCCCGATCTGGGTAAAATGGAACTACCGCCTGCAATTGGCCAAGCCGGTCAGGGCTTCCGGATGCATGCCCATCGGCCGGACCGGTCTTTTGTGGAGCACCATGAAAAATCCGCCTTTTGTGCCCGGCGGTGACAACTTCCTGTTTGTCAACTTCAGAAAAAGGGTGTGCTGTGCATTTTAA